A region of the Agrobacterium sp. RAC06 genome:
AACAACATGTTGAGGCTGATCACCGCCATCGAGAACCAACCGAAGGCATTCGCCCGGATATTGCTTTCCGCGAGCCGCGTGATCGTCGACCATTCGTAATAGATCAACAGGCCAATGCCGGCAGCCACCAGCTTGAAGGACAGTCCGCCAAACCAGGTTGCCGCGAGAACCACCGCGATCATGACGATGGCGGAAACGATTCTGAGCTGAAGTTCTCGCGACATCGTAAGCGTCATGAGCCGACGGCCACGGCTTTGGCCGAGAGGCCGCCGAAGCGACGGTCGCGGGCAGCATATCGCTCGAGCACGGAATCAAACAGTGCCGGCGTGAAGTCCGGCCAGAAGTCCGGCACGAACATCAATTCGGCATAGGCCGCCTGCCACAGGAGGAAATTCGACAGACGTTCCTCTCCGCTGGTGCGGATCACCAGATCGGGATCGGGGATGCCCGCAGTATCCAGGCAGTCGTTGAGTTTGCCTGCGTCGATCTGCGACGGTTCAAGCCGGCCCGCCTGCACGTCGGCAGCCAGACGCGCGGCGGCGCGCGCAATTTCGTCACGTGACCCATAATTGAAGGCGATCACGAGCGTCATGCGGGTGTTATTGGTCGTGGTCTCTTCGGCTTCCACGAGCAGCGAACGGATATCGTCACGCAGGTTGACGCGATCGCCAATGATCCGGATACGGATGCCGGCCCGATGCAG
Encoded here:
- a CDS encoding isoprenyl transferase — encoded protein: MSTVQHRIVPQHVAIIMDGNGRWANARGLPRTFGHRKGVETVRETVKAAGEAGVGFLTLFAFSSENWRRPEAEINELFGLLKAFIRRDLADLHRAGIRIRIIGDRVNLRDDIRSLLVEAEETTTNNTRMTLVIAFNYGSRDEIARAAARLAADVQAGRLEPSQIDAGKLNDCLDTAGIPDPDLVIRTSGEERLSNFLLWQAAYAELMFVPDFWPDFTPALFDSVLERYAARDRRFGGLSAKAVAVGS